A window of Cohnella herbarum contains these coding sequences:
- a CDS encoding sensor histidine kinase translates to MRQKELEAQTEAVDGVAKALDQQMDKSQEIVLRLYQNKAFLNDMLFFLRNDLPHYIQYRFNEYITSNTTEDRNVETFIRSHMESNRDIVQIAIYSRDQSFLFVFNKNKTQKLLMLQNEKKDIVARAVDSMQYQKKASGRTSAVDRILGIENPGAYTFGFELNDPDTLQNEGALLVTYQPDTIREMFESGRERLMGSHLVLLSDGKVIHDSSGRYIGQIYPYFRQLSTSPGDATLEVKSFTTTMRTVKSDIYVSGIIPLSEMKNRYAGFKGRLIAVTVVGILTTITFAYIAVYRYAKRTRSIVKAMKLAQQGNLTVRVPTGRADELDEISFSFNRMCEELSSYINQVYVSEIKQKHAEIVAFQAQINPHFLYNTLEAIRMRAMTLGAADVGEMAYVLGALFRYAVRADTVVSLRDEADNCRQFLELYKIRYKEKIDYRIEIEERIESARLFKLLLQPIVENAIVHGIRQTKHGNLITIRAFAEGASSMIVEIEDNGKGMEPEKHKTVTDSILGQSNPGSSSSLGLRNVNERIRLVYGVNYGLDIRSKRGEGTVVRIRLPFEKGEH, encoded by the coding sequence TTGCGCCAGAAAGAACTCGAAGCTCAGACGGAAGCCGTCGACGGCGTCGCCAAAGCTCTAGACCAGCAGATGGACAAATCGCAGGAGATCGTCCTCCGGCTGTACCAGAACAAAGCATTCTTGAATGACATGCTTTTTTTCCTGCGGAACGATCTTCCGCACTATATTCAATACCGATTTAACGAATATATAACGAGCAATACGACCGAAGACCGTAACGTGGAAACGTTCATCCGCAGCCATATGGAAAGCAATCGCGATATTGTGCAAATTGCCATCTACAGCCGCGACCAATCCTTCTTGTTCGTCTTCAATAAAAATAAAACTCAGAAGCTGCTTATGCTTCAGAACGAGAAAAAGGACATAGTCGCCCGTGCCGTCGACAGCATGCAATATCAGAAAAAGGCTAGCGGTAGGACGTCTGCGGTCGATCGCATACTGGGCATCGAGAACCCTGGCGCCTATACGTTCGGCTTCGAGCTGAACGATCCGGACACGCTCCAGAACGAAGGCGCGCTTCTGGTCACTTATCAACCGGACACCATTCGCGAAATGTTCGAGTCGGGCCGGGAACGATTGATGGGTTCCCATCTGGTGCTGCTATCCGACGGAAAAGTCATCCACGATTCTTCGGGGCGATACATCGGACAAATCTACCCGTATTTCAGGCAATTAAGCACGTCGCCGGGGGACGCCACCCTGGAGGTCAAGTCTTTCACGACAACAATGCGTACGGTAAAATCGGATATTTACGTGAGCGGAATCATCCCCCTATCCGAGATGAAGAACCGCTATGCCGGATTCAAGGGCAGGTTGATCGCGGTGACGGTCGTCGGCATTCTGACCACGATCACGTTTGCTTATATCGCCGTTTATCGTTACGCCAAACGAACGAGGTCCATCGTAAAGGCGATGAAGCTGGCGCAGCAAGGGAATTTAACCGTCCGCGTGCCTACCGGACGCGCCGACGAGCTGGACGAGATTTCCTTCAGCTTTAACAGAATGTGCGAGGAATTGTCTTCGTATATCAATCAAGTCTACGTCTCTGAGATCAAGCAGAAGCACGCCGAGATCGTGGCGTTCCAAGCGCAGATCAATCCCCACTTCTTATACAACACCTTAGAAGCGATCCGCATGCGGGCTATGACGCTTGGGGCCGCCGATGTCGGAGAAATGGCTTACGTGCTCGGCGCTTTGTTCCGCTATGCGGTCAGGGCGGACACGGTCGTTTCGTTGAGAGACGAAGCCGACAACTGCCGGCAATTTCTCGAGCTCTACAAAATTCGGTACAAAGAAAAGATCGACTATCGAATCGAAATAGAAGAGCGAATCGAATCCGCCCGCTTATTCAAGCTTCTCCTGCAGCCGATCGTCGAGAACGCGATCGTTCATGGCATAAGGCAAACGAAACACGGCAACCTCATCACGATCCGGGCTTTCGCGGAAGGCGCCTCTTCCATGATCGTCGAAATCGAGGATAACGGAAAAGGCATGGAGCCCGAGAAGCACAAAACCGTTACGGATTCCATCTTAGGCCAGAGCAATCCCGGCTCATCATCGTCGCTCGGTCTCCGCAACGTGAACGAACGGATTCGGTTAGTTTACGGGGTGAATTACGGATTAGATATACGTAGCAAACGGGGAGAAGGGACGGTTGTCCGCATTCGTCTGCCTTTCGAGAAGGGGGAGCACTAG
- a CDS encoding response regulator transcription factor — MYNVWIVDDEPFILEGLVAVLDWPSLQLNLAGQAENGLEALEQIEESEAKIDILITDIAMPEMNGLELIRVLKEKSPELKSIVLSGYNEFDYIRDGMRIGIENYLLKPINLEELTQTLAATVEKLNRSRIEALSPDQIDLLKDNILYRWVTGRIGKEQWKLRSEFLRLRLQAPFVAVAIIKPDPEQRGSSSGLPYEVRQEACVYMQASGIPCLVFQDIDDHSLLILGAEDDSEETQTRLSKIVNELGERLSVHTGIRPFIALGSMEANFEQAPASYRNALLTLDYALLFPHELVLTHDDISAYAERQGTLLANSDTYTRLLLADDEDGLCKQIEEDLEAFSQMQGVSPSELRSVAVEMIIHMKKLLVEARQSKLISHAYHDIMNRVFQSSSLEQLKSHVRYIAKEVSQALSGRQDKSPVIRQIVEFVQTSYMEDFSLKTLAQTYRVHPVYLGQLFHKEMNQTFSDYLNRFRIDTAIKLMKTSSMRTHDIAKSVGYWDTAHFYKHFKKYVGVPPSQYKKLM; from the coding sequence ATGTACAACGTATGGATCGTCGATGACGAGCCCTTCATTCTGGAAGGTCTCGTAGCGGTATTGGATTGGCCCTCGCTGCAATTGAATCTCGCGGGGCAAGCGGAGAACGGATTGGAAGCCTTGGAGCAGATCGAGGAGTCCGAAGCGAAGATCGATATTCTGATCACGGATATCGCGATGCCGGAAATGAACGGGTTGGAACTTATCCGGGTTCTGAAGGAGAAGTCGCCCGAGCTAAAGAGCATCGTCCTTAGCGGATATAACGAATTCGATTATATCCGGGACGGCATGCGGATCGGAATCGAAAATTATTTGCTAAAGCCGATTAATCTCGAGGAGCTGACGCAGACTCTGGCCGCTACGGTCGAGAAGCTAAACCGGTCGCGAATCGAGGCGCTCAGTCCCGATCAGATCGATCTGCTCAAAGACAATATTCTGTACCGTTGGGTGACCGGACGAATCGGCAAGGAACAGTGGAAGCTTCGCTCCGAATTTCTACGGCTGCGATTGCAGGCGCCCTTCGTCGCCGTCGCCATTATCAAGCCCGATCCCGAGCAAAGGGGATCGTCGTCCGGGTTGCCGTACGAGGTTCGCCAAGAAGCATGCGTCTACATGCAAGCAAGCGGCATTCCTTGCCTCGTCTTCCAGGATATCGACGACCATTCGTTGCTGATTCTAGGGGCGGAGGACGATTCGGAGGAAACACAAACCAGACTAAGCAAGATCGTGAACGAGCTTGGAGAACGGTTGAGCGTTCATACGGGGATTCGGCCCTTCATCGCATTGGGATCGATGGAAGCGAACTTCGAGCAAGCGCCGGCAAGCTATCGCAATGCGCTGCTAACGCTCGATTATGCGTTGCTTTTCCCGCATGAGCTAGTGCTGACTCATGACGATATCTCGGCTTATGCGGAGCGCCAAGGAACGCTGCTCGCCAATTCCGATACCTACACCCGCCTTCTGCTCGCCGATGACGAAGACGGGTTATGCAAGCAAATCGAAGAGGATCTCGAGGCATTCTCGCAGATGCAAGGCGTCTCGCCGAGCGAGCTGCGGAGCGTGGCCGTCGAGATGATCATCCATATGAAGAAGCTGCTGGTCGAAGCCCGGCAGAGCAAGTTAATCTCCCATGCCTACCACGACATCATGAACCGCGTGTTCCAATCTTCGTCTTTGGAGCAATTGAAGAGTCATGTTCGTTACATTGCCAAGGAAGTGTCTCAAGCGCTAAGCGGACGGCAGGATAAGAGCCCCGTGATCAGACAGATCGTCGAGTTCGTGCAAACCTCTTATATGGAAGACTTCTCGCTCAAGACGCTTGCCCAAACCTATCGCGTTCATCCCGTTTACTTGGGGCAACTGTTTCACAAGGAGATGAACCAGACGTTCTCGGACTACCTCAACCGGTTCAGGATCGACACGGCGATCAAGCTGATGAAGACCTCATCCATGCGAACGCACGACATCGCCAAGTCGGTCGGATATTGGGATACCGCGCACTTCTACAAGCACTTCAAAAAATACGTCGGCGTCCCTCCTTCGCAGTATAAGAAGCTGATGTAG
- a CDS encoding ABC transporter substrate-binding protein codes for MNLKRMLVLSIMLALIVSIASACSSGNGEKSKGGKLEKVTLLYPGDETDRFSSFIDKELAEKLAKDIGIKLEVVFVPWSQYWEQKDIMLAANEPIDLYWDGLPDLAAIVNKKQAQPLDELVEKYGQDMAKVLPKEQLQGAEIDGKLYGIPSAYAPSSAMYQLVAVRQDILEAVGMEELNTPEDLKTFATKAKEKFPQMKGPADIIFKPLTRYFAEEQYNWIAVEDLVVFGEDTKKAYSYYETKAFQDMAKFNRSMNQEGFYSEDLTIKYNERDTRMQTGLYLWVEGSLGKEMEIANSVKANAPEAELKSYLLADDKPRYITATGGEVLGIPVTAPNPEGAMKFINWLYSSKENYLFALYGVEGQDYEIVDGRIKKLTTDEFFYEWMFRNQNYQLFAPDISQETIDQYKSWDDKAVLSDSIGFRFNNEKVKNIETALREVAGKQFAAIRSGFVDFDTEYPKAVQKLKDAGIEEYVAEIQRQLDEFLANKRK; via the coding sequence ATGAACTTGAAGAGAATGCTTGTTTTATCGATTATGCTGGCGCTAATCGTATCGATTGCGTCGGCCTGCAGCAGCGGCAACGGAGAAAAGTCGAAGGGAGGAAAGCTCGAAAAGGTCACTTTGCTCTATCCCGGCGATGAAACCGATCGGTTTAGCAGTTTTATAGATAAAGAATTGGCGGAGAAGCTCGCGAAAGACATCGGGATTAAGCTGGAGGTCGTCTTCGTCCCTTGGTCCCAGTATTGGGAGCAGAAGGACATCATGTTGGCCGCCAACGAGCCGATCGACTTGTATTGGGACGGCTTGCCGGATCTCGCCGCGATCGTCAACAAGAAGCAAGCGCAGCCTCTGGACGAGCTCGTCGAGAAATACGGCCAGGATATGGCGAAGGTTCTGCCGAAGGAGCAGCTTCAGGGAGCGGAAATCGACGGGAAACTCTACGGCATTCCGTCCGCGTACGCTCCGTCTTCCGCGATGTACCAACTCGTGGCGGTACGCCAGGATATTCTGGAAGCCGTCGGCATGGAGGAGTTGAACACGCCGGAGGATCTGAAGACCTTCGCGACCAAAGCCAAAGAAAAGTTCCCGCAAATGAAGGGTCCGGCGGATATCATCTTTAAGCCGTTGACCCGCTACTTCGCGGAGGAGCAATACAACTGGATCGCGGTAGAGGACCTGGTCGTATTCGGGGAAGATACCAAGAAAGCTTATAGCTATTATGAAACGAAGGCATTCCAGGATATGGCGAAATTCAATCGTTCAATGAATCAAGAAGGATTCTATTCCGAGGATCTGACGATCAAATACAACGAAAGAGATACGCGGATGCAAACCGGTCTCTACCTTTGGGTGGAAGGCTCCCTGGGCAAAGAGATGGAGATCGCCAACTCGGTCAAGGCGAACGCTCCCGAAGCCGAACTGAAATCGTATTTGCTGGCGGATGACAAGCCGCGCTATATTACCGCGACTGGCGGCGAAGTGCTCGGCATTCCGGTTACCGCGCCGAATCCCGAGGGAGCTATGAAGTTTATCAACTGGCTCTACTCGTCCAAGGAAAATTATTTGTTCGCCTTGTACGGCGTGGAAGGCCAAGACTATGAAATCGTGGACGGAAGAATCAAGAAGCTGACTACCGACGAGTTTTTCTACGAATGGATGTTCCGCAATCAGAATTATCAATTGTTCGCGCCCGATATTTCGCAAGAAACGATCGATCAATATAAAAGCTGGGACGATAAAGCGGTGCTCTCCGATTCGATCGGCTTCCGCTTCAACAACGAAAAGGTGAAAAATATCGAAACGGCTTTGCGTGAGGTCGCCGGTAAGCAATTCGCCGCGATTCGTTCCGGGTTCGTCGACTTCGATACGGAATATCCTAAAGCGGTTCAGAAGCTGAAGGATGCCGGTATCGAAGAGTACGTAGCCGAGATACAGCGTCAACTGGACGAGTTCTTGGCAAATAAAAGGAAATAG
- a CDS encoding carbohydrate ABC transporter permease, whose product MHRNGWLNDRFVTGFAYLFIALFAMMCLYPLLLTVSVSFSSEQAITKNGYSIIPQEFSLDTYRYIFANSGGRILRSYGVTIFVTIAGTLGALLLTSMVAYALSIKKLRYRNIIAFICNFTIIFSAGLIPWYIVNVNYYGLKNSVLALIVPSLFNVWNMFLLRTYFAHISPSLYEAAEVDGANHFTIYWKVALPLSKTALLTVGLMYALQYWNDWWHALIFINDRDLFPLQYFLYNILSNVNAISSGRIPSGASGSITLPAETVKMAVTIITIGPILFLYPFVQKYFVQGIMTGAVKE is encoded by the coding sequence ATTCGCCTATCTGTTCATCGCGTTGTTCGCCATGATGTGCCTGTATCCGCTTCTCTTAACCGTAAGCGTCTCTTTTTCATCGGAGCAAGCCATCACCAAGAACGGATACTCGATTATCCCCCAAGAGTTCAGCCTGGACACGTATCGCTATATTTTCGCCAACAGCGGGGGAAGAATTTTGAGATCCTACGGCGTGACGATCTTCGTGACGATCGCAGGCACGTTGGGCGCGTTGCTGCTGACCAGCATGGTTGCCTATGCCCTTTCCATCAAGAAGCTGAGATATCGCAACATAATCGCGTTTATTTGCAATTTTACGATTATCTTCTCGGCGGGTTTGATCCCGTGGTACATCGTCAACGTCAACTATTACGGGTTAAAGAACAGCGTACTGGCGCTGATTGTGCCTTCGCTCTTTAACGTATGGAATATGTTTTTGCTGCGAACGTATTTCGCGCACATCTCGCCGTCTCTCTACGAAGCCGCTGAAGTCGACGGGGCGAATCATTTTACGATTTATTGGAAGGTCGCGCTGCCGTTAAGCAAGACCGCGTTGCTTACCGTCGGTTTAATGTACGCGCTGCAGTATTGGAACGACTGGTGGCATGCGTTGATCTTCATTAACGATCGGGATCTGTTTCCGTTGCAGTATTTCCTCTACAATATTTTGTCGAACGTCAACGCCATCAGTTCCGGGCGAATCCCGTCGGGAGCCTCGGGCAGCATCACCCTTCCCGCGGAAACGGTCAAGATGGCGGTCACGATCATTACGATCGGCCCCATTCTGTTTCTGTATCCGTTCGTGCAGAAGTACTTCGTTCAAGGGATCATGACCGGCGCGGTTAAGGAGTAG